The following are from one region of the Pseudodesulfovibrio piezophilus C1TLV30 genome:
- a CDS encoding polyprenyl synthetase family protein translates to MMIKEQLGSRAAVVESYLKAAMKDRGIPARLHASMEYSLLAGGKRLRPVLTLSWAQMLGEATITDAVMPFAASLECIHTYSLIHDDLPAMDDDDLRRGKPSNHKKFDEATAILAGDGLLTEAFGLMSTASIVKGLPADRVLRAIAVLAHAAGASGMVGGQAVDMELTGGTSVALEQLRIMHAMKTGALITAACECGAILSGSTEADIENAREYGQAIGVAFQIVDDILDVVSDTETLGKPAGSDEAMGKSTYPALIGLDKSKALARRHVDSALERLTTYAGAEHQFLADLARYIVDRVY, encoded by the coding sequence ATGATGATTAAGGAGCAGTTAGGCTCACGCGCCGCAGTCGTGGAATCCTATCTCAAAGCAGCCATGAAAGACCGTGGTATTCCTGCTCGACTGCATGCATCCATGGAGTACTCCCTGTTGGCAGGAGGCAAGAGACTACGCCCTGTCCTGACCCTCTCATGGGCTCAAATGCTTGGCGAGGCCACCATCACGGACGCGGTTATGCCTTTCGCAGCCAGTCTGGAATGTATTCACACCTACTCGCTTATTCACGATGACCTGCCTGCCATGGATGACGACGACCTGCGCCGGGGAAAACCATCCAACCACAAAAAATTTGATGAAGCCACAGCCATCCTGGCCGGAGATGGCCTCCTGACCGAAGCGTTCGGATTGATGTCCACCGCATCCATTGTCAAAGGGTTGCCTGCTGATCGGGTGCTGCGAGCCATAGCCGTACTGGCCCATGCAGCCGGTGCAAGCGGTATGGTCGGTGGCCAGGCTGTGGATATGGAACTGACCGGCGGCACGAGTGTCGCCCTTGAGCAACTCCGCATCATGCATGCCATGAAAACAGGAGCGCTGATTACTGCGGCCTGCGAGTGTGGCGCGATTCTCTCCGGATCGACTGAAGCGGATATCGAAAATGCGCGCGAATATGGCCAGGCAATAGGCGTCGCCTTTCAAATCGTTGATGATATCCTTGATGTTGTCAGTGATACGGAAACCCTTGGAAAACCTGCCGGAAGTGATGAGGCTATGGGAAAATCAACCTACCCGGCGCTCATCGGACTGGACAAAAGCAAAGCATTGGCCCGAAGACATGTGGACAGTGCGCTCGAACGGTTGACAACGTATGCCGGAGCCGAACATCAATTCCTGGCGGATTTGGCCCGGTACATTGTAGACAGAGTCTACTGA
- the xseB gene encoding exodeoxyribonuclease VII small subunit: MAQETFENRLDKLKSVVERLERGDLPLEEGVALYKEGLKLTKACGKQLENARHEVKLVSEGLVKEFEALETMETEADDD; the protein is encoded by the coding sequence ATGGCACAAGAAACCTTTGAGAACAGATTAGACAAACTCAAATCGGTAGTGGAACGGCTGGAGCGCGGCGATCTCCCTCTAGAGGAAGGTGTGGCCCTGTATAAGGAAGGACTGAAATTGACCAAGGCCTGCGGCAAACAACTGGAAAATGCCCGCCATGAAGTCAAATTGGTATCCGAAGGACTCGTCAAGGAATTCGAGGCGCTTGAAACCATGGAGACAGAAGCTGATGATGATTAA
- a CDS encoding substrate-binding periplasmic protein: protein MKKVLTLIGALVLTLGIACTAMASGADDITFMTEQYPPFNYDDGSKVTGISVEILSAMLKEMGSSKTTKDFSVLPWAQGYKRVQSQPATCLFSMTLTDARKPLFKWVGPYIETNISVITKKGSGVKIDSAADLGKYTYGVIRDDIGMEMLAANGVGEGNMDITAKMDSNLKKLDKGRIDAIAYEQTSTMFQIKQTGMNTADFDVAYVLKNGGLYYAFHKDTPDALIAEFQKALDTVKANGTYQKILDSYLK from the coding sequence ATGAAGAAAGTTTTGACACTCATTGGCGCTTTGGTCCTGACGCTTGGCATTGCCTGCACGGCTATGGCCTCCGGTGCTGATGATATAACATTCATGACTGAACAATATCCGCCGTTCAACTACGATGACGGCAGCAAGGTGACCGGTATATCCGTGGAAATTCTTTCCGCAATGCTCAAGGAAATGGGATCTTCCAAAACCACCAAGGACTTCTCTGTTCTGCCCTGGGCCCAGGGATACAAGCGCGTTCAGAGTCAGCCAGCCACCTGCCTGTTCTCCATGACGCTGACTGATGCCCGCAAACCCCTTTTCAAATGGGTCGGCCCTTATATTGAAACCAATATCTCTGTCATTACCAAGAAAGGCTCCGGCGTGAAGATCGACTCCGCAGCCGACCTGGGTAAATATACCTATGGTGTCATCCGCGATGATATCGGTATGGAAATGCTCGCAGCCAACGGTGTGGGCGAAGGGAACATGGACATCACCGCCAAGATGGATTCCAACCTGAAGAAACTCGACAAGGGCCGCATAGACGCCATTGCATACGAGCAGACTTCCACCATGTTCCAAATCAAACAGACTGGTATGAATACCGCAGACTTTGATGTCGCATACGTCTTGAAAAACGGAGGTCTCTACTACGCCTTCCACAAGGATACCCCGGATGCGTTGATCGCCGAGTTCCAGAAGGCTCTCGACACTGTCAAGGCCAATGGAACCTACCAGAAAATCCTGGATAGCTACCTCAAGTAA
- a CDS encoding methyl-accepting chemotaxis protein — MNTFEPTATALETPEKKAPSQMRGGLELKILLVIVFAVTTILTGFGVYEYITSKTAMTAQLERKGENIRKRLEQHLISALWDYDSDSAITSLKSEMKEHEVYGILVHEEGGKNIFAAMTRDKEWKPVETKTAIKGKFVTTEADILRRGKVVGHVTVLITEKFMDEALMQSIYGIAVKTIAIDLAIVLVLAFFIRRFVMKPLGRIQAFAARVGGGDLTCTLVTGHYTDELLVLKDAMESMVCSLSDKMDEVQERQAEAEEQTRLAKDAAQQADAARLQAESARQEGMMEAARTLEGIVSKINSTSHHISEKIIETSEGAERQSARSAETATAMEEMNATVMEVAKNAGETSIQAEEAMNKAKEGADIVRQAVEAIGKVDSKTDELMENMTVLNSQAQNTGQILGVISDIADQTNLLALNAAIEAARAGEAGRGFAVVADEVRKLAEKTMDATKQVEESINGIRSGAKKSGETTKEADEVVKKATELASMSGTALDKILGLVEGTSTRIASIATAAEEQSATSEQITRSVDEINSITDETSRDMHVASDGVEDLKNLVADLEGLIDQLKR, encoded by the coding sequence ATGAATACATTTGAACCCACAGCAACAGCCCTTGAAACTCCTGAGAAAAAAGCCCCCTCCCAGATGAGGGGAGGGTTGGAGCTCAAGATTTTGTTGGTCATTGTTTTTGCCGTCACCACGATCCTCACTGGATTCGGTGTGTATGAATATATCACCAGCAAAACGGCCATGACCGCACAGTTGGAGCGCAAAGGCGAAAACATAAGGAAACGCCTGGAGCAGCACCTGATCTCCGCCTTGTGGGACTATGACTCCGACAGCGCCATTACTTCATTGAAAAGTGAGATGAAGGAACACGAAGTCTACGGAATCCTCGTGCACGAAGAAGGTGGTAAAAACATCTTCGCGGCCATGACTCGTGACAAAGAATGGAAGCCTGTAGAAACAAAAACAGCCATCAAAGGAAAATTCGTCACAACCGAAGCGGACATTCTCCGCAGGGGGAAAGTGGTTGGACACGTCACCGTCCTGATCACTGAAAAATTCATGGACGAAGCACTCATGCAATCCATTTACGGGATTGCTGTCAAGACCATTGCCATTGATCTCGCCATTGTGCTCGTCCTGGCCTTTTTCATACGGCGTTTTGTGATGAAACCTCTTGGACGCATACAGGCATTTGCCGCTCGCGTCGGGGGAGGAGACCTGACCTGCACGTTGGTAACTGGTCACTATACTGATGAACTCCTTGTGCTCAAGGATGCCATGGAAAGCATGGTCTGCTCCCTGAGCGACAAGATGGATGAAGTTCAGGAACGCCAGGCAGAAGCGGAAGAACAGACTCGACTGGCCAAAGATGCCGCGCAACAGGCCGATGCCGCCAGACTTCAGGCTGAATCAGCCCGTCAGGAAGGCATGATGGAAGCGGCAAGGACGCTTGAGGGGATCGTTTCAAAAATCAACTCGACATCACACCATATCAGCGAAAAAATCATTGAGACCAGCGAAGGGGCAGAGCGTCAATCTGCCCGTTCTGCAGAGACCGCCACCGCCATGGAAGAAATGAATGCAACAGTCATGGAAGTGGCCAAGAATGCTGGCGAAACATCGATTCAAGCAGAAGAGGCCATGAACAAGGCCAAAGAAGGGGCTGACATCGTCCGGCAAGCCGTGGAAGCCATTGGCAAAGTGGACAGCAAAACTGATGAATTGATGGAGAACATGACCGTCCTCAACAGTCAGGCTCAAAATACGGGACAGATTCTCGGAGTCATTTCAGATATAGCCGATCAGACCAACCTGCTTGCCTTGAACGCGGCCATTGAAGCAGCCCGAGCCGGAGAAGCCGGACGCGGCTTCGCCGTTGTTGCGGATGAGGTCCGCAAGCTGGCAGAAAAGACCATGGATGCGACCAAACAGGTTGAGGAATCCATTAACGGTATTCGCTCGGGCGCGAAAAAGAGTGGAGAAACGACCAAGGAAGCTGACGAGGTTGTCAAGAAGGCAACTGAATTGGCAAGCATGTCGGGCACCGCATTGGATAAAATTCTCGGATTGGTGGAAGGAACTTCCACCCGCATAGCATCCATTGCCACTGCCGCCGAAGAACAATCCGCTACCAGTGAACAAATTACGCGGAGCGTTGATGAAATCAACTCCATCACGGACGAGACAAGCCGCGACATGCACGTGGCCTCAGACGGTGTGGAGGATCTCAAAAATCTGGTTGCCGACCTGGAAGGTTTGATCGACCAACTGAAGAGGTAA
- the xseA gene encoding exodeoxyribonuclease VII large subunit: MSAIFTVSELTRSVKNLLEAEFPFVWVRGDVTNLSRPASGHLYFTLTDGDAAVSVVWFKSSQKSATPVTLGNETINPLTGEVEEEARATSLTGTTIDDGMEVLCAGRLNVYEPRGQYQLVAELVQDQGRGDLALAFEALKKALSAKGYFDDERKLELPSNPARVAVVTSPSGAAIRDFLRIANTRGTGSEIRIYPTLVQGENAPSQIAAALDLVDAEDWADVVVLIRGGGSLEDLWAFNTEPVADALFRMRLPVITGVGHEPDVSIADFVADKRAATPSHVAQELWPRRETLAQRLDDLDMNLTRLYTQWFLTKTTNFRHLRKALGWLSPERKLERMEDRFTTLLARLEDAGHDLIHDKNSDTKDLAWRLNRIYGPDHLERKKMGIVEQSTRLMRAFGPSVIQEKRRETALLAKQMHQAMTHFLDTAERRCEISTATLGGLDPEAPLQRGYSLIRVKKTGDFLRDPKEVTSGDALDIRVKEGHISAVVTNENTDSQENR, encoded by the coding sequence TTGTCCGCCATATTCACTGTCAGTGAGCTGACCCGCTCAGTCAAGAACCTGTTGGAGGCGGAATTTCCGTTTGTCTGGGTACGCGGCGATGTGACAAACCTGTCCCGCCCTGCAAGCGGGCACCTCTATTTCACCTTGACCGATGGCGATGCGGCCGTGTCCGTGGTCTGGTTCAAATCTTCCCAAAAGTCTGCGACGCCCGTGACACTGGGGAATGAGACTATCAATCCTCTGACCGGGGAAGTGGAAGAAGAAGCGCGTGCCACCAGTCTGACCGGAACCACCATTGACGACGGCATGGAAGTGCTTTGTGCCGGACGGCTGAATGTCTACGAACCAAGAGGTCAGTACCAGCTGGTCGCCGAACTGGTGCAGGACCAGGGTCGGGGCGATCTGGCTCTCGCCTTCGAAGCTCTCAAGAAAGCCCTTTCTGCCAAAGGATATTTCGACGACGAAAGGAAACTTGAACTTCCGAGTAACCCGGCTCGGGTTGCCGTCGTCACCTCGCCATCCGGGGCCGCCATCCGGGATTTCCTGCGCATTGCCAATACTCGTGGCACCGGCAGTGAAATCAGAATCTACCCCACACTGGTCCAAGGAGAGAATGCTCCATCACAAATAGCAGCGGCACTTGACCTGGTCGATGCCGAGGACTGGGCAGATGTCGTTGTCCTCATTCGTGGGGGCGGATCACTGGAAGACCTCTGGGCCTTTAATACGGAACCGGTGGCAGATGCCCTTTTTCGCATGCGCCTGCCCGTGATAACAGGAGTCGGGCACGAACCCGATGTTTCCATTGCTGATTTCGTGGCTGACAAACGTGCTGCCACCCCAAGTCATGTGGCGCAGGAACTCTGGCCGCGCAGGGAAACGCTTGCTCAGCGCCTGGATGACCTCGACATGAACCTGACACGACTGTATACTCAGTGGTTCCTGACCAAAACTACGAATTTCAGACATCTACGCAAGGCGTTGGGCTGGCTGTCTCCCGAGCGTAAACTGGAAAGGATGGAAGACCGATTCACCACTTTGCTGGCGCGCCTTGAGGATGCGGGGCACGACCTTATCCATGACAAGAACTCGGACACCAAAGACCTTGCATGGCGATTAAACCGAATCTATGGCCCGGATCACCTTGAACGAAAAAAAATGGGGATTGTAGAGCAAAGCACCCGCCTGATGCGTGCCTTCGGCCCCTCTGTCATTCAAGAAAAACGTCGTGAAACAGCTCTGCTTGCCAAACAGATGCATCAGGCCATGACACATTTTTTGGACACAGCAGAACGACGATGTGAGATCTCGACCGCAACCCTTGGCGGACTTGATCCGGAGGCACCTCTGCAACGCGGCTATTCCCTGATCCGGGTAAAAAAGACAGGCGATTTTTTACGTGACCCGAAAGAGGTGACGTCGGGCGACGCTCTTGATATCAGAGTGAAAGAAGGACACATTAGCGCAGTTGTCACCAACGAAAATACAGACTCTCAGGAGAACAGATGA
- a CDS encoding M23 family metallopeptidase, whose product MKRLILLIFLVTALTLPLVPATVPAQDFGLEDGDDIGFILPKDAQAAQMETQEKTSADSAIVLAAPSRIGLGKAFIVRLTSDQPLDSVSINWQGKQVVPSISVWNDHHVAMTLLGTDVLTAKPGQEELSVIASINGKENTFRRTVQIIPVDYPKQILTLPEKMVTPPESVYERIKADRVATSKAKETVSPQRTWQLPLERPVQGKVTSLYGVQRILNGKPKNPHRGLDFRSPIGNPVKSVADGVVILVGDHYYAGNSIYIDHGNGVVSMYFHLSKPMVKEGDQVKRGQAIALSGMSGRATGPHLHLSVSVLGQLVDPAPLFTNSVDTLLQ is encoded by the coding sequence ATGAAACGGCTTATCTTGCTCATATTTCTCGTCACCGCACTGACATTACCTCTTGTACCAGCCACGGTTCCGGCTCAGGATTTCGGCCTGGAAGACGGAGATGACATCGGTTTCATCCTGCCCAAGGATGCCCAGGCCGCCCAGATGGAAACTCAGGAAAAGACTTCTGCCGACTCCGCCATCGTCCTTGCTGCCCCAAGTCGCATCGGTCTGGGTAAAGCCTTTATAGTTCGACTGACGTCTGACCAACCGCTGGATTCCGTCTCCATCAACTGGCAAGGGAAGCAAGTTGTCCCATCCATCTCCGTCTGGAACGATCACCATGTGGCGATGACCCTGCTCGGTACCGATGTTTTGACTGCCAAACCCGGACAGGAGGAACTCTCCGTCATAGCGTCCATCAACGGCAAGGAAAACACTTTTCGCCGCACTGTCCAGATTATTCCTGTGGATTATCCAAAGCAGATTCTGACACTGCCGGAAAAAATGGTGACACCACCCGAGTCAGTCTATGAACGTATCAAGGCTGATAGGGTTGCCACCTCCAAGGCTAAGGAAACAGTCTCGCCACAACGCACATGGCAATTGCCACTTGAACGGCCGGTTCAGGGCAAGGTTACCAGCCTCTATGGAGTCCAGCGCATTCTCAACGGCAAACCCAAGAATCCGCACCGGGGGCTTGATTTCCGGTCTCCCATAGGGAATCCGGTCAAATCAGTGGCCGATGGCGTGGTTATTCTTGTTGGTGACCACTATTATGCCGGGAATTCAATCTACATTGATCATGGGAACGGGGTCGTTTCCATGTATTTTCACCTGTCCAAACCCATGGTCAAGGAAGGTGATCAGGTGAAACGAGGGCAAGCCATAGCGCTGTCCGGCATGTCGGGCCGTGCCACTGGTCCCCACCTGCACCTTTCCGTTTCCGTCCTCGGCCAATTGGTCGACCCGGCCCCATTGTTCACGAACAGCGTTGATACCCTTTTGCAGTAG